The proteins below come from a single Aegilops tauschii subsp. strangulata cultivar AL8/78 chromosome 6, Aet v6.0, whole genome shotgun sequence genomic window:
- the LOC109774994 gene encoding uncharacterized protein, which produces MSGGGRGGGEEEEVVHMEDAVNMLVEHLVKPVLPRGAIFGAAQGERHMEPDKQRAVAQQIHTAIILYNYYHRKMSPQLAFADPKRFFVCASLSAGEDLLAYLSMVHERESNPGKHVRLSVTDRAAIQACEIAEELDASKDSPDMAMWPISKVAVLLLDLTRKKCLIEYSANTKGIWSIIEKEIDATAGNSHSTNQPAGQESTGKGNVGALNTPYMLRQQAYSEVERRTGMKGSNLRLLDETLAYSLSKERTTTKLFIVEYEQTMEGNLVEMCLEELISSMTGPLFANDPFPKTTSVVEYYHILPYKEILFELLHRKWPSDSPLNEQSHRHGKGSLHSVIDENVEEQDVNSTSKMQKRITKVSTPKQSKQAIAANSNQDYRTSKHKRNSKRKSEASRADVCAEGPDAEIHRIENGPPPVIIDLETSKPLTKSRNTKAAAAASRETKILQAVDKNKTQKQSRRDNVPQDVFTAEAPHVDLMKNRALEHQNMDVSEKSGGTTEYTNDQIYDSLQSIQKIRDEILRKECILQERSAQCDMDIQTILSEGKMTPKTASIIHKYKETCSDMMDVANSSCSGDGGQSITQRKGLREALLRHNSCEELDEICRGGNWIFPRYTVVPSVSDGMFHASVRLTCPEFEMSITGGPRLTAHEARCSAAANMILELHKKAEEEEQ; this is translated from the exons ATGTCCGGCGgcggaagaggaggaggggaggaggaggaggtggtgcaCATGGAGGACGCGGTGAACATGCTCGTGGAGCACCTCGTGAAGCCCGTGCTGCCGCGGGGCGCGATCTTTGGCGCCGCCCAGGGGGAGCGCCACATGGAGCCGGACAAACAGCGCGCCGTCGCGCAGCAG ATTCACACGGCCATCATCTTGTACAACTACTACCACAGGAAGATGTCGCCGCAGCTTGCATTTGCAGATCCCAAACGGTTTTTTGTGTGTGCTTCTCTTTCTGCTGGAGAGGATCTGCTTGCGTACTTGAGTATGGTTCATGAGCGTGAGAGCAATCCTGGCAAGCATGTGAGGCTATCTGTTACTGACAGAGCAGCGATACAGGCATGTGAGATCGCTGAAGAACTCGACGCGAGCAAAGATTCTCCAGACATGGCAATGTGGCCAATATCAAAAGTTGCTGTGCTTCTTCTTGATTTGACAAGAAAAAAATGTTTGATTGAGTATAGTGCTAATACCAAGGGTATCTGGTCAATCATAGAGAAGGAAATAGATGCAACAGCTGGTAATTCACACAGTACCAACCAGCCAGCAGGCCAGGAATCAACAGGTAAAGGAAACGTGGGTGCTCTGAATACACCATATATGCTTCGTCAACAAGCCTATTCGGAGGTGGAACGTAGAACAG GTATGAAGGGCTCAAACTTGCGTCTTCTCGATGAAACTTTGGCATACTCGTTGAGTAAAGAAAGGACGACTACCAAGTTATTTATTGTGGAGTATGAGCAAACCATGGAAGGCAACCTTGTAGAAATGTGTCTAGAAGAGTTGATTAGCAG TATGACTGGTCCGCTATTTGCAAATGATCCATTTCCAAaaacaacatctgtagttgagtattatCACATTCTTCCGTATAAGGAGATTTTGTTTGAACTCCTCCACAG GAAATGGCCTTCTGATTCTCCACTGAACGAACAATCACATCGACATGGAAAAGGTTCATTGCACTCTGTAATAGATGAAAATGTGGAAGAGCAAGATGTGAATAGCACGTCTAAGATGCAAAAACGAATTACAAAAGTGTCAACTCCAAAGCAAAGCAAACAAGCAATTGCTGCCAATAGCAACCAGGACTACAGGACCAGCAAGCACAAGAGAAACAGCAAAAGAAAATCTGAAGCCTCCAGGGCTGATGTCTGTGCAGAGGGTCCAGATGCTGAGATCCACAGAATAGAAAATGGTCCACCTCCTGTTATTATTGATTTGGAAACTTCAAAACCTCTGACTAAGTCAAGAAATACAAAAGCTGCTGCAGCAGCAAGTCGAGAAACTAAAATCCTACAAGCCG TGGATAAGAACAAAACACAGAAGCAGTCTAGACGTGACAATGTGCCCCAAGATGTCTTTACTGCAGAG GCACCACATGTTGATCTAATGAAGAACCGTGCTTTGGAACATCAAAATATGGATGTGTCAGAAAAGTCAG GTGGCACCACTGAGTACACCAATGACCAGATATATGATTCGCTGCAATCAATTCAGAAAATACGGGATGAGATT CTTCGCAAGGAATGCATACTTCAAGAACGAAGTGCTCAGTGTGATATGGACATTCAGACAATCTTGAGCG AAGGGAAGATGACACCAAAAACTGCATCAATAATACACAAATACAAGGAAACTTGCTCAGATATGATGGATGTTGCCAATTCATCTTGCTCTGGAGATGGTGGCCAATCCATCACTCAGAGGAAGGGATTGAGGGAGGCACTCCTCCGACACAATTCATGCGAG GAGCTTGATGAGATCTGCCGTGGGGGCAATTGGATATTCCCAAGATACACAGTAGTACCTTCAGTATCAGATG GAATGTTCCACGCCAGTGTACGTTTGACATGCCCCGagtttgagatgagcatcactggTGGCCCTCGTCTGACCGCACACGAGGCAAGGTGCTCAGCAGCTGCCAATATGATACTGGAGCTTCACAAGAAGGCGGAGGAGGAAGAACAGTAG